The Aureispira anguillae genome contains a region encoding:
- a CDS encoding ABC transporter transmembrane domain-containing protein: MTSTSKKTLLLSFLSKNKLRVTGVIIIGFCSSILKILIPIALAKYYSLAFETNSPKIYLLEFFPISFTDTIPHFLMFFLGLIVITSIFDFLERLGKGVMGELFLFQLRKILFQKQLHLTQAIYDEKGTGRYLLRYSGDLKSIQGYLTKGILQFTIDILFLSLTMAVLFAINPTICLIIIGCTLITLVFMIFVNRWLYRISMVRRNRKSNLLSFVNIHLRSILSVKSFNKEKSAYKKYERRVKKILDLGVNYHIVNSFIQATTKSMVYIMLAGILAFVHLSSWQSGSELLITVLLLVTILPLFRRTLRVYSIWELGNISFSKLLNILNLPSDQNKIDPSIQRISGNRIIVRNLNFKLGDKVLFENLSLTIRSKSISLVTGKGKTTFVKLLLGIYRNYSGTIKVNRTNIRHLAPKVIRRKITIISADWPLYGKTVFDAISYNKKEKKRIAAAELLALLQNNQDEKLTLDMPIGEMGQLLSYNQYILLCFARAILTRKKIILIDIQFQNLAPQLQLTLTQYINSIKQNKTIVIFGQDEAQFPNIQFDRKHTLNTPSINYLLN, translated from the coding sequence ATGACCTCTACTTCTAAAAAAACATTACTACTTAGTTTTTTATCCAAAAACAAGCTTCGAGTTACTGGCGTAATCATTATTGGTTTTTGCTCTAGTATTTTAAAAATACTGATTCCAATTGCTTTGGCTAAATACTATAGCCTAGCCTTTGAAACGAACTCTCCTAAAATATACTTGTTAGAATTTTTTCCAATTTCTTTTACGGATACGATTCCCCATTTTTTGATGTTTTTTTTGGGGCTAATCGTCATTACAAGTATTTTTGATTTTTTGGAGCGTTTAGGCAAGGGAGTAATGGGCGAGCTTTTTTTGTTCCAATTGCGAAAAATTTTATTCCAAAAACAATTACACTTAACGCAAGCGATTTATGACGAAAAAGGAACAGGACGCTATTTGTTGCGCTACAGTGGTGACTTAAAAAGTATCCAAGGCTATTTAACAAAGGGCATTTTACAATTTACCATTGATATTTTATTTTTATCCTTAACAATGGCTGTTCTTTTTGCGATCAACCCTACCATTTGTCTAATCATCATAGGTTGTACACTCATTACCTTAGTTTTTATGATTTTTGTCAATCGCTGGTTGTATCGTATTTCTATGGTTCGCCGCAATAGGAAATCAAATTTACTCTCCTTTGTCAATATTCACCTTAGAAGTATCCTTTCTGTCAAATCTTTTAATAAAGAAAAAAGTGCGTATAAAAAATATGAGCGAAGAGTCAAAAAAATACTCGACCTAGGTGTTAATTACCATATAGTCAATAGCTTTATCCAAGCCACCACCAAATCCATGGTTTATATCATGTTAGCTGGTATCCTAGCGTTTGTACACTTATCGTCTTGGCAATCGGGCAGTGAACTTCTAATAACCGTATTGTTATTGGTTACCATTTTGCCCCTTTTTAGGAGAACACTACGGGTTTATAGCATTTGGGAATTAGGAAATATTTCATTCTCTAAATTATTAAATATTCTCAATCTGCCTTCGGATCAAAATAAAATAGATCCTTCTATTCAACGAATAAGCGGCAATCGAATTATTGTTCGAAATCTAAATTTCAAACTAGGAGATAAGGTTTTGTTTGAAAACCTATCTTTGACTATTCGCTCCAAATCAATTTCCTTGGTTACAGGAAAAGGAAAAACAACTTTTGTCAAATTACTGTTGGGTATTTATAGAAATTATAGTGGAACAATAAAAGTAAATCGAACAAATATTCGACATTTAGCTCCTAAAGTAATCCGTAGAAAAATTACAATTATCTCAGCAGATTGGCCCCTTTATGGAAAAACTGTCTTTGATGCCATTTCTTACAATAAAAAAGAGAAAAAAAGAATCGCAGCAGCGGAACTCTTAGCGCTTCTACAAAACAACCAAGATGAAAAACTAACCTTGGACATGCCTATTGGTGAAATGGGACAGTTGTTATCCTACAATCAATATATTTTACTCTGTTTTGCCCGAGCTATTTTAACTCGAAAAAAAATCATATTAATTGACATTCAATTCCAAAACTTAGCCCCTCAATTACAATTAACATTAACCCAATACATCAATTCTATCAAACAAAACAAAACTATTGTTATCTTTGGACAAGACGAAGCTCAATTTCCCAATATCCAATTCGATAGAAAACATACGCTAAATACACCGTCAATTAACTACTTATTAAACTAA
- a CDS encoding MSCRAMM family protein, translated as MKQIPLIIVLLSIIGCAKEPGLGGNAAIVGKLKLENYNADFSVLKQSYYLNNESVYLIFGDNAAYGDRVRTNFDGSYEFRNLNMGQYTLYAYSKDSTFLSPSGYSPVMKTIEITQQQELVQVEDLVILDNDVKGFASIRGKVLVDDGTNQYYAPDERVYIIYDNSPNVESSQRTNYDGFFEFSGLPIGTYQIYAYTKDDQAPSGVRPIIQNVTIDSINQQLVLPDLVINQ; from the coding sequence ATGAAACAGATCCCCTTGATTATTGTTTTACTATCCATTATAGGTTGCGCTAAGGAACCTGGTTTAGGAGGAAATGCTGCTATTGTTGGCAAATTAAAACTTGAAAATTATAATGCTGATTTTTCTGTGCTTAAGCAGAGTTATTATCTTAATAATGAAAGTGTTTATCTTATTTTTGGAGATAACGCAGCGTATGGAGATCGGGTAAGAACTAATTTTGATGGTTCCTATGAATTTAGAAATCTAAATATGGGGCAGTATACGCTATATGCCTACTCTAAAGATTCTACTTTTCTTTCTCCTTCTGGCTATAGTCCTGTTATGAAGACGATAGAAATAACTCAGCAACAAGAGTTAGTACAAGTAGAAGATCTTGTAATTCTAGATAATGATGTAAAGGGCTTTGCTTCCATCCGAGGAAAAGTTTTGGTAGATGATGGCACAAATCAATACTATGCTCCTGATGAACGGGTCTATATTATTTATGATAATAGTCCTAATGTTGAATCAAGCCAACGAACAAACTATGATGGTTTTTTTGAGTTTTCGGGATTGCCTATAGGTACCTACCAAATCTATGCGTATACCAAAGACGACCAAGCTCCTTCTGGGGTACGACCAATCATTCAAAATGTTACAATAGATAGTATCAACCAACAACTGGTTCTCCCTGACTTAGTAATCAATCAATAA
- the mazG gene encoding nucleoside triphosphate pyrophosphohydrolase translates to MEEKIKAFERLLNIMDDLREKCPWDKKQTLESLSILTIEETYELVDAIQEGNLEELKGEIGDLMLHMVFYAKIASEKKAFDIADVLNTLCDKLVHRHPHIYGDVVAEDEATVKKNWELLKLQEKGKTSILQGVPKSLPSMVKAYRIQEKVKQVGFEWEEIEDVWDKVEEELGELQITVDDRESSERIADEFGDVLFALINYARYLKIDPEAALEKTNKKFIRRFKFIEDNANRALADLSLEEMDELWDKAKRLEQNK, encoded by the coding sequence ATGGAAGAAAAGATCAAAGCTTTTGAGCGTCTGCTCAATATTATGGACGACCTAAGAGAAAAATGCCCTTGGGACAAAAAGCAGACTTTAGAAAGTTTAAGTATATTAACCATTGAAGAAACCTATGAGTTAGTAGACGCTATTCAAGAAGGAAACCTAGAGGAATTAAAGGGAGAGATTGGAGATCTTATGTTGCACATGGTTTTTTATGCTAAAATAGCCAGCGAAAAAAAGGCATTTGACATTGCGGATGTTTTAAATACGCTTTGTGATAAATTAGTACATCGGCATCCTCATATTTATGGAGATGTAGTTGCCGAAGATGAAGCAACCGTTAAGAAAAACTGGGAATTGTTGAAGTTGCAAGAAAAGGGAAAGACTTCTATTTTGCAAGGGGTACCCAAATCGTTGCCCTCTATGGTTAAGGCTTATCGAATTCAAGAAAAAGTAAAACAAGTTGGGTTTGAATGGGAAGAAATTGAGGATGTTTGGGACAAGGTAGAGGAAGAGCTAGGCGAATTGCAAATAACGGTAGACGATAGAGAAAGCTCAGAGCGTATTGCGGATGAGTTTGGCGATGTTTTGTTTGCCTTGATTAATTATGCCCGTTACCTAAAAATTGATCCAGAAGCTGCTCTGGAGAAAACCAATAAGAAATTTATTCGACGATTTAAATTTATTGAAGATAACGCAAATCGGGCATTGGCTGATTTGTCTTTGGAGGAAATGGATGAATTGTGGGACAAAGCAAAACGCTTGGAACAGAATAAATAA
- a CDS encoding pyridoxal phosphate-dependent aminotransferase yields MAESATIKMAQLARELKAQGNEVISLSLGEPDFDTPNPIKEAAYKALQEGYTKYTPVPGLVELRTAIVTKLKRDNNLDFDINQIVVSNGAKQCLANLSLALLNEGDEVVIFAPYWVSYKEIIALSGAKPVFINATIENDFKVTADQLEAAITDKTRMVLFSSPCNPTGMVYTQQDFEPLVKVLEQHPEVLVASDEIYEYINFLEEGHFSIASFESIADRCIVINGFSKGFSMTGWRLGYMAAPRWVAAACAKMQGQFTSGANAFGQKAAADALLADMTPTHEMNAAFRKRRDLVLSLLKEIDGFKVNFPEGAFYVFPDISALYGKSVDGKVINNSSDFCEYILYTAHVAIVAGVAFGADDCVRIAYSTSEDQLIEAIGRIKKAVAALS; encoded by the coding sequence ATGGCGGAATCTGCCACGATCAAAATGGCTCAATTGGCAAGAGAACTCAAAGCGCAAGGCAATGAAGTTATTAGCTTGAGCTTGGGCGAGCCTGATTTTGATACTCCCAATCCTATTAAAGAAGCTGCTTACAAGGCATTGCAAGAGGGCTATACTAAGTATACGCCTGTTCCTGGGTTGGTTGAGCTGCGAACGGCAATTGTAACGAAACTAAAAAGAGACAATAATCTTGATTTTGACATTAATCAAATCGTGGTCTCTAATGGTGCGAAACAATGTCTTGCTAACCTTTCATTGGCATTGCTTAATGAAGGTGATGAGGTGGTTATCTTTGCTCCTTATTGGGTTTCTTATAAGGAAATAATTGCTTTGAGTGGTGCAAAACCTGTTTTTATTAATGCAACCATTGAGAATGATTTTAAGGTCACTGCTGATCAACTGGAAGCTGCCATTACTGATAAAACACGTATGGTTCTATTTTCTTCTCCTTGCAATCCTACAGGAATGGTTTATACCCAACAGGATTTTGAGCCATTGGTTAAGGTATTGGAGCAACATCCTGAGGTATTGGTCGCTTCAGACGAAATCTATGAGTACATCAACTTTTTAGAAGAAGGTCATTTTAGTATTGCTAGTTTTGAATCAATTGCTGATCGTTGCATTGTTATTAATGGCTTTTCTAAAGGCTTTTCTATGACAGGTTGGCGATTGGGCTATATGGCAGCTCCTCGTTGGGTAGCGGCAGCTTGTGCCAAAATGCAAGGTCAATTTACTTCTGGAGCCAATGCTTTTGGGCAAAAGGCAGCAGCAGATGCTTTGTTAGCAGATATGACACCTACGCATGAAATGAATGCTGCATTTAGAAAACGTCGTGACTTAGTACTTTCTTTACTCAAAGAGATTGATGGTTTTAAGGTTAACTTCCCAGAAGGAGCATTTTATGTTTTTCCTGATATAAGCGCTTTGTATGGCAAATCAGTAGACGGTAAAGTGATTAATAACTCTTCTGATTTTTGTGAGTACATTCTTTATACAGCACATGTTGCCATTGTTGCAGGGGTAGCTTTTGGTGCTGATGATTGTGTGCGTATTGCTTATTCTACTTCTGAAGATCAGTTGATAGAGGCGATCGGTAGAATCAAAAAAGCGGTAGCAGCATTGAGCTAA
- a CDS encoding GNAT family N-acetyltransferase — translation MQQLNTIRTIIRPLSVTDFEEIVAMYLEPNSNAFIPPLQNKTEEEYLAFLHQKVAANRHSQGLGFWTVRSIEDERFLGTANLNTMEVLNIVHIGAHLKRSAWGLGYATEVLSVLKEYGFQTLNLSKIYGIVSPDHSASKNMLQKIGLNYESTTTLGGAPIDLFSIVQ, via the coding sequence ATGCAACAACTGAACACAATACGTACAATTATCCGCCCCTTATCGGTTACTGATTTTGAGGAAATAGTAGCCATGTATTTAGAACCTAATTCCAATGCATTTATCCCTCCCCTTCAAAACAAAACAGAAGAAGAATACTTGGCTTTTCTGCATCAAAAAGTAGCAGCCAATCGCCATTCACAAGGCTTAGGTTTTTGGACAGTGCGTAGTATAGAGGATGAACGCTTTCTTGGAACGGCCAATTTAAATACAATGGAGGTATTAAATATAGTGCATATAGGAGCGCATCTAAAACGTAGTGCTTGGGGGCTGGGATATGCCACTGAAGTATTGTCTGTCTTAAAAGAATATGGGTTCCAGACCTTAAATTTATCCAAAATTTATGGCATTGTTAGCCCAGATCATAGCGCCTCTAAAAATATGCTTCAAAAGATAGGACTCAACTATGAATCTACAACCACATTAGGAGGAGCACCTATTGATCTATTTTCTATTGTTCAGTAA
- a CDS encoding phospholipid carrier-dependent glycosyltransferase, translating into MTISPQYSLSIVSLLAFLLGLSCIDQGHNWADDFALYLEQCQALDQGTLVNLLEQNRYAMDNSYAHVGPYLYPSGFPLLLLPMYQLWGMNLWLMKVYCLLFFIASIPLVYFIFKRVSQSSSKAFIITLLVALNYHFIRFSDHILSDLPFFFFSLLCVYQIQQQKYKRPQPAFLLGLLIFFSYNIRDIGICLLPCLLVHQYYSKPKLALWILGLPYFAFIVSAGIRYCLLPSTGSELLQLLSTITLNSILNNLYYYWLLIGNYFVIFRGLPLLIQGILASLVCGIIGIGLFKTKISNPSIVIYIGTTIGIYLLWVSFQGMRFLFPVLPFLVFYLIEGIYALIPSTKKRKIVLGTLVTVSLIQSLGTSVYYWQKDTNEAHSAELQSIYQFIRQETPEKALIIFQKPRALRLFTGRNSIQKPLKEAQYSLVKRDHTVDNTASIIFQTANYTLVKHHTF; encoded by the coding sequence ATGACAATTTCTCCTCAATACAGCCTATCTATCGTAAGTCTCCTTGCATTTCTATTGGGTTTATCTTGCATTGATCAGGGGCACAACTGGGCAGATGATTTTGCCCTATATCTAGAGCAATGCCAAGCACTCGACCAAGGAACCCTAGTAAACCTACTGGAACAAAATCGCTATGCAATGGACAACTCTTATGCCCATGTAGGTCCTTATTTATATCCATCTGGCTTTCCGCTTTTATTATTGCCAATGTACCAACTGTGGGGAATGAATTTATGGCTTATGAAAGTTTACTGTTTGCTATTTTTTATTGCTAGTATACCACTCGTTTATTTCATTTTTAAAAGAGTAAGCCAATCTAGCAGCAAAGCATTTATAATTACCTTATTGGTGGCATTAAATTATCATTTTATCCGTTTTTCAGACCACATTTTATCCGATTTACCTTTTTTCTTTTTCAGTCTGCTTTGTGTTTATCAAATTCAACAACAAAAATATAAGCGCCCCCAACCAGCGTTTTTATTGGGTCTGTTGATTTTTTTTAGCTATAACATTCGAGATATTGGAATTTGTTTATTGCCCTGTCTATTGGTTCATCAATATTATTCTAAACCAAAGCTTGCCCTGTGGATATTAGGGCTACCATATTTTGCCTTTATAGTTTCGGCAGGTATTCGTTATTGTCTACTGCCTAGTACAGGAAGCGAACTGCTCCAGTTATTAAGCACAATCACACTAAACAGCATTTTAAACAACCTCTATTATTACTGGTTACTTATTGGAAATTATTTTGTTATTTTTCGAGGGCTGCCCCTCCTAATCCAAGGAATTTTGGCTAGTCTCGTATGCGGTATCATTGGCATAGGGCTATTCAAAACAAAAATAAGTAATCCATCCATTGTCATTTATATAGGTACTACAATAGGCATTTATTTGCTTTGGGTAAGTTTTCAGGGAATGCGCTTTTTGTTTCCAGTTCTCCCCTTTTTAGTATTCTATCTGATAGAAGGCATTTATGCACTTATACCATCTACTAAAAAGCGAAAAATCGTATTGGGAACATTAGTTACGGTCAGTTTAATCCAAAGCTTAGGTACCAGCGTTTATTATTGGCAAAAAGACACTAACGAAGCCCATTCTGCTGAGTTGCAAAGCATCTATCAATTTATACGACAGGAAACGCCTGAGAAGGCCCTTATTATTTTTCAAAAGCCAAGAGCATTGCGGCTCTTTACAGGTAGAAATTCCATTCAAAAACCACTAAAAGAAGCGCAATATAGTTTGGTAAAACGAGACCACACCGTTGACAATACGGCTTCAATTATTTTTCAAACCGCTAATTATACTCTAGTAAAACATCATACATTTTAA
- a CDS encoding vWA domain-containing protein → MFLDFFLLLKNQGLPVSLVEYLSLLEALNKRVIQKSVNEFYYLCRISLIKNEKHLDDFDRLFGLYFKGIETISDETLFEIPEDWLSQNGERLFSPEEMEKVKAMGGLQKLLERIQELFREQNERHQGGNKWIGTGGTSPFGAYGYNPEGIRIGQHESRHRRAIKVWDKRDFENLKDDVELETRNIKLALKRLRRITREGTEEELDLQQTIKKTSENAGMLELKMLPKKKNNVKVLLLFDIGGSMDDHIALCSQLFSAAKYEFKNLEFYYFHNCIYEMLWKDNTRRWGEFISTYDVLNKYNSDYKVIFVGDASMSPYEIMMKHGSVEHYNEEAGIVWLNRLKQKFPAMVWLNPVPQKEWRWTRSIQILNEFMEERMFPLTIRGIGEAVEALKD, encoded by the coding sequence ATGTTTTTAGATTTTTTCTTATTACTAAAAAATCAAGGCCTCCCTGTTAGTTTGGTGGAGTATTTGTCTTTGCTTGAAGCATTAAATAAGCGTGTGATTCAAAAAAGCGTGAATGAATTCTATTATTTGTGCCGAATCTCACTGATTAAAAACGAAAAGCATTTAGATGATTTTGATCGTCTATTTGGATTGTATTTTAAAGGCATTGAAACTATTTCAGATGAAACCTTATTTGAAATCCCAGAAGACTGGCTTAGCCAAAACGGCGAACGTTTATTCTCACCCGAAGAGATGGAAAAAGTTAAAGCCATGGGTGGGCTCCAAAAACTCCTTGAACGTATCCAAGAGCTCTTTAGAGAACAAAACGAACGTCATCAAGGAGGCAATAAATGGATAGGAACTGGAGGAACGTCTCCCTTTGGTGCTTATGGCTACAACCCTGAGGGGATACGAATCGGACAACATGAATCTAGGCATCGTCGTGCGATAAAGGTTTGGGATAAACGGGACTTTGAAAATCTAAAAGATGATGTAGAGCTTGAAACTCGTAACATTAAGCTAGCACTCAAACGCCTACGCCGAATTACCAGAGAAGGAACAGAGGAGGAACTTGACTTGCAACAAACCATCAAAAAAACCTCTGAAAATGCAGGAATGTTGGAACTCAAAATGTTGCCCAAAAAGAAGAACAACGTCAAGGTCTTACTGCTGTTTGATATTGGGGGATCTATGGACGATCATATCGCCCTTTGTTCTCAACTCTTTTCTGCTGCCAAATATGAATTCAAAAATTTAGAATTCTACTATTTTCACAATTGTATTTATGAAATGCTGTGGAAAGACAATACAAGGCGTTGGGGGGAATTTATCTCTACTTATGATGTCCTCAATAAATACAACAGCGATTATAAGGTCATTTTTGTGGGAGATGCCTCGATGTCACCTTATGAAATTATGATGAAGCATGGCAGTGTCGAACATTATAATGAAGAAGCGGGAATTGTTTGGTTAAATCGCCTCAAACAGAAATTCCCAGCCATGGTTTGGCTAAATCCTGTTCCTCAAAAAGAGTGGCGGTGGACTCGTTCTATCCAAATCCTCAATGAATTTATGGAGGAGCGTATGTTCCCTTTGACCATTCGAGGAATTGGAGAAGCTGTAGAAGCCTTAAAAGATTAA
- a CDS encoding AAA family ATPase, which yields MKFTGTENYIAAEDLQLAVNASIAMEKPLLIKGEPGTGKTLLAHEIAKALQKPLFTWHIKSTTKAQQGLYDYDAVSRLRDSQLGDAKVHDIANYIIKGKLWEAFEADERVVLLIDEIDKADIEFPNDLLLELDKMEFFCYELNKTIKAKHRPIVIISSNNEKELPDAFLRRCFFHYISFPDRNTLLQIVDVHYPNLEKDLIAEAIEQFTQIRAIRGLKKKPSTSELLDWIKLLMVGKINAEGLRSAQEQGKIPLIGAIIKNEQDLALLNHLQKA from the coding sequence ATGAAATTTACAGGAACTGAAAACTATATTGCCGCAGAAGACCTCCAACTGGCGGTTAATGCCTCCATTGCCATGGAAAAACCTTTGTTAATCAAAGGAGAACCAGGAACGGGTAAAACGTTATTGGCGCATGAAATTGCAAAAGCACTTCAAAAGCCGCTTTTTACTTGGCATATCAAATCAACAACAAAAGCACAACAAGGCTTGTACGATTATGATGCTGTTTCTCGGTTACGAGATTCTCAATTGGGAGATGCAAAAGTCCACGATATTGCCAACTATATTATAAAAGGAAAACTATGGGAAGCGTTTGAAGCAGATGAGCGAGTGGTTTTATTAATTGATGAAATTGACAAAGCTGATATCGAATTTCCCAATGATTTATTGTTGGAATTGGACAAAATGGAATTTTTCTGTTATGAACTGAATAAAACCATCAAAGCCAAACATCGCCCAATTGTAATTATTTCCTCCAACAACGAAAAGGAACTTCCTGATGCCTTTTTGAGACGTTGTTTTTTCCATTATATTTCTTTCCCTGATCGAAATACACTGCTGCAAATCGTTGATGTTCACTATCCTAATCTTGAAAAAGATTTGATTGCTGAAGCCATTGAACAATTTACCCAAATTAGAGCCATTAGAGGCCTCAAAAAAAAGCCCTCTACGAGTGAATTATTGGATTGGATCAAGTTGTTGATGGTGGGTAAAATTAATGCAGAAGGGCTTCGCTCAGCACAAGAACAAGGAAAAATTCCATTAATTGGAGCCATTATCAAAAACGAACAAGATTTAGCATTACTCAACCATTTGCAAAAAGCCTAG
- a CDS encoding DUF1573 domain-containing protein — protein sequence MIKTPLLLFFLLLSISSNAQDIELKELDINTDGYTLLDFGSIKTKKGAKKELTLTNTGSKKLMITKIEEGCHCTSVRIKKKTLAPNQSTKIRLKWKPIDDSEFHSSIMIHSNAQNYPELWIQIEGNVQSTF from the coding sequence ATGATAAAAACGCCCCTATTATTGTTCTTTTTGCTGTTGTCTATTAGCAGCAATGCACAAGATATAGAACTCAAAGAGTTGGATATTAATACAGATGGATATACCTTATTGGATTTTGGTAGCATTAAAACAAAAAAAGGCGCTAAAAAAGAATTAACCTTAACCAATACAGGTTCCAAAAAACTAATGATCACCAAAATCGAAGAAGGTTGCCACTGCACTTCTGTCCGAATAAAAAAGAAAACGCTCGCTCCTAACCAAAGCACCAAAATACGTTTAAAATGGAAACCGATTGATGACAGCGAATTCCATTCTAGTATTATGATACACAGCAATGCTCAAAATTATCCCGAATTGTGGATACAAATCGAAGGAAATGTCCAAAGTACTTTCTAA
- a CDS encoding NgoPII family restriction endonuclease, producing the protein MSNLLEAIYNISNLIDLTVQDITFGNNRANNVGEGLETFVKDAFANTFSEEDKAKRLEAYAAVYSYQGSKRNPPDLMLRGGDAIEVKKTESLTTELQLNSSPPKAKLFANSSLITEHCKKCEDWAVKDFIYVIGHLPKKSKNKLSSLWFIDGSLYAADETVYTALKENLTTNIEAIPNVDFSPTNEIGRVNGVDPLKITNLRIRGMWLLHSPYKVFDYVHGYSPEEKFQCIALIPSEKYDSFPQESRTKVETSEKIKLTTVKVQNPNNPVHLMDCKLIKYTIGSTV; encoded by the coding sequence ATGAGTAATCTATTAGAAGCCATTTACAATATTTCTAATTTGATTGATCTAACGGTTCAAGATATTACCTTTGGAAACAATCGAGCCAATAATGTTGGAGAGGGCTTAGAAACTTTTGTCAAAGATGCTTTTGCGAATACCTTTTCAGAAGAAGACAAAGCCAAAAGACTTGAGGCTTATGCAGCCGTCTATTCTTATCAAGGAAGCAAGCGCAATCCTCCTGATTTAATGTTGCGAGGAGGGGATGCAATAGAGGTCAAGAAAACGGAAAGTTTGACCACTGAGCTTCAATTAAATAGTTCTCCTCCTAAAGCTAAACTATTTGCTAACAGTTCTTTAATTACAGAACATTGCAAAAAATGTGAAGATTGGGCGGTCAAAGATTTTATTTATGTAATTGGGCATCTTCCAAAAAAATCCAAAAATAAGCTCTCCTCGCTCTGGTTTATTGATGGTAGTCTTTATGCTGCGGATGAAACAGTTTATACTGCTCTAAAAGAAAACCTTACCACCAATATTGAAGCTATTCCTAACGTTGACTTTTCTCCAACCAATGAAATTGGACGTGTTAATGGGGTTGATCCCCTCAAAATAACCAATCTTAGGATTAGAGGTATGTGGTTGCTGCATTCTCCTTATAAGGTTTTTGATTATGTACATGGGTATTCTCCCGAAGAAAAGTTTCAGTGTATTGCCTTAATTCCTAGTGAAAAATACGATTCTTTTCCCCAAGAAAGTCGAACCAAAGTGGAAACTAGCGAAAAAATTAAATTAACGACGGTCAAAGTGCAGAACCCCAACAATCCCGTTCATCTAATGGATTGCAAGTTGATAAAATATACGATTGGCTCAACAGTCTAA
- a CDS encoding DNA cytosine methyltransferase produces the protein MKIVSFFAGAGGLDLGFEKAGFDVIWANEYDKDIWETYEKNHLNTILDRRSITKVEADEVPECDGIIGGPPCQSWSEAGALRGLEDKRGQLFFDFIRILEAKQPKFFLAENVSGMLLPRHSQALENIKKMFKNAGLGYELSFKLLNASDYNVPQDRKRVFFIGIRKDLNFTFKFPDLSFPKISLKAAIGDLQDNVLPALEMNHTNGERCKFPNHEYMIGGFSSMYMSRNRVRTWDEQSFTIQAGGRHAPIHPQAPKMKLVEKNVRIFVPEKKDLYRRLSVRECARIQTFPDNFIFHYKKIAAGYKMIGNAVPVNLAKFLAENIKQQLEANAVTHATSLQGLSSK, from the coding sequence ATGAAAATAGTTTCATTTTTTGCAGGTGCAGGGGGATTAGATTTAGGTTTCGAAAAAGCTGGATTTGATGTAATTTGGGCTAATGAGTACGATAAGGACATCTGGGAAACTTATGAAAAAAATCATTTAAATACTATTCTAGATAGAAGGAGTATTACAAAGGTGGAGGCCGATGAGGTGCCCGAATGTGATGGCATTATTGGTGGTCCTCCTTGCCAAAGTTGGAGTGAAGCAGGAGCCTTAAGAGGCTTGGAAGATAAAAGAGGACAATTGTTTTTTGATTTCATTCGAATTCTCGAAGCCAAGCAACCTAAGTTTTTTTTAGCAGAAAATGTTAGTGGCATGTTATTGCCTAGACACAGCCAAGCCTTAGAAAACATCAAAAAGATGTTCAAAAACGCAGGCTTAGGTTATGAGCTATCTTTTAAATTGCTCAATGCAAGCGACTACAATGTCCCACAAGATCGAAAAAGGGTTTTCTTTATTGGCATCCGAAAAGATTTAAATTTTACGTTTAAATTTCCAGACCTTTCCTTTCCTAAAATATCACTCAAAGCTGCTATTGGGGATTTGCAAGATAATGTACTCCCCGCCTTAGAAATGAACCATACCAATGGTGAGCGCTGTAAATTTCCTAATCATGAATATATGATTGGGGGCTTTTCCTCCATGTATATGTCTAGAAATAGAGTTCGAACATGGGACGAGCAGTCGTTTACGATTCAAGCAGGAGGAAGACATGCGCCCATTCACCCGCAGGCTCCAAAAATGAAACTGGTAGAAAAAAATGTACGCATCTTTGTTCCTGAAAAAAAGGACTTGTACAGAAGGTTAAGTGTGCGAGAATGTGCGAGAATTCAAACCTTCCCTGACAATTTTATTTTTCATTACAAAAAGATTGCAGCTGGGTACAAAATGATTGGGAATGCTGTCCCTGTCAATTTAGCCAAATTTCTAGCCGAAAATATAAAACAACAATTGGAAGCGAATGCGGTAACTCATGCCACTTCTTTACAAGGTCTTTCTTCAAAATAA